ACCATGCTCAAGCGTCATTGTTTATAAACCGCCATGGTTTATATAATGGGCGCAGTGCAGTTCAAACATGACGACGAGGAATGATGACTGATTGTTCAGGCGAGAATGCTCCATCACTGATTGATGTGGCCAAACGCTCACATGTGTCCACGGCAACGGTGTCGAGAATACTGTCAGGAAAGCGCACTAAGAACGATGCCACGCAGCAGGCCGTGCGTAAGGCAGTGAACGAACTGCATTACCGAGGCAATTTCGCCGCTCGCGCACTTCGACGGGACAGATCGGACACCATCGGTGTGATAGTGCCACAGATCAGCAATCCGTTTTTTGCCTCTCTCGCCGAAGAGCTAGAGCATGCAATCAACGCTTCGAACCAAGAAATGCTGCTCTGTGCCTCTCATATGGATCCCAAGCTTGAGCGTGAACGCATCGTCAGTCTGCTTGCAAGAAACGTAAGCGGCATCATCATCGTCCCGTGTGACGAGAAACAGAGTCTGGAAGCCTGCCAGATGGTGTCACAGATCCCACTGGTACAGGTCGATCAGCGTGTCGACATGGAAGATTCTGACTGGATTGGCATCGATGATACCAAAGCCATGAAGCTGATAGTCAATCATCTGGCTGAGCAAGGTGTGAACACGCTTGCCTTCATAGGCTCGTCAATCAACAATTCCTCGGCTCACAACCGATTGAACAACTTCAACGAGCAGGCGCTCAGTCACGGTCTTTCTGTCAGACCCGAATGGCAGCTGCTCAATGACTACAGCGTCGACTGGGGGCGTGAGGCGACAAAGCAGATCTTCGAATCTTCGCGAGCGCGAAACGAATCGATGCCTGATGCAATTGTCTGCGCAAATGATCTCATCGCGCTTGGTGTCTTGGACTTTCTTCGTGCGAAGAGGCTCTCCGTTCCCAATGACATCATGGTTACGGGCTTTGATGACACCCTCTATGGCCGACTCAGCGAACCATCTCTCACGACCATTGCACATCCGGTTGCCAGAATTGCCGAGGAAGCCGTGAGACTGATTGCTCTCTCCCACAATCCTTCGGCGCGTACGTATTCCCAGATAGCGCTGATGCCCAAGCTCA
This Bifidobacterium sp. WK041_4_12 DNA region includes the following protein-coding sequences:
- a CDS encoding LacI family DNA-binding transcriptional regulator; the protein is MMTDCSGENAPSLIDVAKRSHVSTATVSRILSGKRTKNDATQQAVRKAVNELHYRGNFAARALRRDRSDTIGVIVPQISNPFFASLAEELEHAINASNQEMLLCASHMDPKLERERIVSLLARNVSGIIIVPCDEKQSLEACQMVSQIPLVQVDQRVDMEDSDWIGIDDTKAMKLIVNHLAEQGVNTLAFIGSSINNSSAHNRLNNFNEQALSHGLSVRPEWQLLNDYSVDWGREATKQIFESSRARNESMPDAIVCANDLIALGVLDFLRAKRLSVPNDIMVTGFDDTLYGRLSEPSLTTIAHPVARIAEEAVRLIALSHNPSARTYSQIALMPKLIVRESA